The sequence CGGTGAGGTCTGCTTGGATTTTGATGATTCGAGAAGAGGAGGTATACTTCCTAGCTTCTTTATCATCATAGAATATCTCAGGAGGCGCTTGGAATTCCGGCCGAGATGACATGTTTAcctatgattatgattatgaaTTATGAAGCCAATGATCAGTAGTTGAGAAAGGAATTCATAAACTTAAAACAAATACAGATATTGATCAACAGAGAACAAACTCAGTAGATGTTGGAGAGTCATACCGCTGCTGTGTCGCCGAGAACAATGGAGATTGAGGCCGGAGCTGGAGTCGACGGTGATAATTTTTGAGAAAGAATAAAGTGATGTAGACAGTCTAGGGTTTCGTGAAAAGTAAATAATGCAATTAGAAAATCTTTAAGGAGATTATATTCACACccctaaaaattataaatacacttCATTACTAAATTTAccctattaaaaattattttttataattacaccTCATTTTATTTACCAAaagagtattatttaatacactccaatattttttttttttttcaaattattaaaataagaaaatccCTCAAAAAGGGCAGAAATCCCTCTCAAAGAACGGAAAGATTCCGTCCTCTTAATTccccaaataattattaaaagttatcccattcaaaaaaaaaattattgaaagttATTTTGCTACTGGGGTGAACTTGACTGTAGAAAGAAATTGTACTAGACAACAAGAATTTTCTGCATTTTGATTAGGTTTGCATCCcttaaaaacattttttttttgtctatatCTTCAAGTGGGAATAATATGGATTCTAATAgaaatcaattttaaatttttgattaTGATTTTGCCACATACTTCGAACTAGTGTTGATCTTAGGTTAGCATTTTATACATGAAAAATTGTAATTGGTTGGGTAGTAGCCGGTGCTATTCATCTTAGAATTATGCCTATTGTTATGATTTAGTCTCTAacaaaatttttggtttataaaaaatttatgggtgactttttatttatattaaaaaaaatagttttcacggtcactttttatttatatataataaaataaaataaaataaatcccattaaattcaaaaaaaaaaaaaataggttctagatttttattaattaccgtatttctaactctatttaattatttatgccctcttttataaaccctatttaattaaagttaagattataagattaattcaaattattgttgatatattaattaatccattaataaaaaataattcaaccctatttgattaaatttaattaaatagggtttgaattattttttattaatgggattaatcaatatatcaacaataatttgaattaatcttataatcttaactttttaattcaattaataattatttgtcacgtaattattaagtcttttccctttaattttccttttgttgatgatgctaatttattcatagcaaaaaaatcatactcatatagacatgttatttttatttgttaatttagattttcttagtcaattatttagttcacttaaaccttttccgattatggtaaccgaagttttgtttcttttaggtactctattacaaagatctgtattacatgtattatttattttttacggtGGATTTttttattgggaaacatataacgtgacaaattattgttcatatattaaataattatttttgattaatgaggttcatatatataactgtgtatattgaattctttattcaaataattattttttatttttacgtgattatttattattcatatatctagaatcttatttaattaaagttaagattataagattaattaatttgtgatttcttcctatacacataataataatctcacctaataactaataatattttttctttaatttttaattgtatcactttaaaataacatagaaaaaaattagcataaaatttaatatacgtgcctcgcacgtaattttttactagtatatatatactaggtgattgttacgtgtcaagccacgtagtgttagttttacttaatattttagctttttattttaattaataattaaaatagtataattatttgaacgatttgttttataaaaataaaatatgtgtcagtatatttagtaagtaaaacataattgtgttataataatatatgttattaatagtaaaatgtacattaatcttctaattgaaaaaagttctattatctcatttcatatctaataatagctacacaactatatatttatagactttcacattctttgcaaattactaataagcaccaataatattttcatattctaatattttttaaccttctcctcttggtggtaaaattaaaaataaaactaaaaataagcacaaacatataaggtaaatactaattacagcccatttcatcttttttttattattatttttttaagcccaagcccaaaaatctctaagccaacacaatcaatcttcttttatattatcttttctagatattttatctatatttttcttttttaaaaaataaataaaaaaattattaatattctcccaagataggtttacagaatattcttttatttttaagtatattctgttaaaccaagaatgttaaaccaagaaatgccgttagatagacacttttaatatataaagatatataaagtgtgcctatataagaGAATTCTtgatttttgagaaattcatgggtgatttttttttaaaataaatttattcaaaaataacaatttttttagcTGAGGTTAATCCcaatttattagatatttattgttttaaccataaaagcatttttttttattaattttaaaataaataattattaatcgtAAAACCCTATTGAACTCACCCAATTCtttctaaatatgaatttcccCACGCAACCACACAGTGCGATAACAGCTTCAGAATTCTTGGAGATGACTTCCCCTCCGAGAAAGGACTTCCCCTCGGAGAAAAGACTTCATTTGATCTTTATGACAATCTTTTATTATTTGCTTCATTCATTGATTCAACTCTTGTCTCATATGCAGTGTGTGAGTGAGTGAATGATGTAGAAACATGAGTGATTCCTCCCTAATGGAAGAGACCAATGCCATCTCCCTAATGGAAGCGGCTATTACCAGCGACGGTGGAGAATTTGAGGCGTCTCGAATTAGAGAATTAAACTTCGAAGATCGTCGCCTTCTATTTTCGTCTCAACGCTTCCGAGTATCACTCAAGGTTCATTCACACGTACTGTCTAATTCTAGCTTCTTAATGTGgttgatttttgaaaattagcaatttactttttgcagagattagttttctttttctaatcATAATTGTATCAATTTTGTGATTGATTGATGTGGCGAAGTTTTCTGATTTGACATTGCTTCTTATTGATGAAAATTATGTTTtagaaattttcaattaaattacTCAGTTATTTTGCCAGTTTTTGTTTCTAGATTGATTAATTTTacagtatattatatattgttcatATTCATACTAAGTGAATCATCTTAGATTATTTATCTGATGATAAATTTATTTGATTGTTTCCCTTGATGCTAAATAGTCAAAAGTAAGATTGGTAAAAAGTATCATTATTACTTCAATTTAGTTTGGTGAAAACTCTTTTATTGGCTCATATCGTTTTACATCTCTTAGAGTGCATTTGAGTACTTTTAAACTCTTGTCTCAATAGTTGAAatcttatttttcttgttctatataaatataatttatatgtatataattatataaagtcATACATACACAAATGTATTTATAATTCTTCTTTTCCATAAGTTGCACTCTACTATTTTTGtagaaaagaaaaactaataTATGTGCAATATGTGACAGTGTTGTTAGAATACAAAGTATCTTTTCTTTGACTCTGTTTATAACAGGAGGTGTTTTAACCACTTATTGGTTTGACTTCATATCATCACCAGGGACACTTCAATTAGAGGTTTGCTTAAATGTATCAAAGTAGATTGTCAAAATTTAATAGTGTGTTTATTGCTATTATTCCAAAGCAGATTGTCAAAATTTAATAGTGTGTTTATTGCTATTATTTCAAAGCAGAttgtcaaaatttaaaagtagtgtGCTTATTGCTATTATTGTAGCAAAAAGTTTATTTAAGTTGTGTTTATTATTGTAGCAAAATTTAGTATACTTATCATAATTTTAAGTTGTGTTTGCCTTATTATTcaacattaatttttagtttatttttaaattaatttaagaataatTTGTAGTTAGATTATCAAGAttttttaaacactaatatattgcattcagtatTTGCTTTTAATTTGTAACACCATTATTtagattaattaaatatacgtaaaaataattttaaataataactaacaatattttttcttcaattatttattgtattaaataaaatagaaaatacctaacataaaactaagtatacgtgccttgctatctattctatataaagtgtgcctatataactaaattcttggtttatgagaaatttatgggtaactttttatttatatttaataaaataataaaatattatttatatataataaaataaaaataaaacaaatcctaatTTGATTATCAAACGCAATCGTGTAGATAAGAGCAATAACTGCGATAGATTCTACGCCACCACACGAAGCCGTTCCCACTCCCAATCGATTGTAAGCCCTAATAACACACCCGAAATTGTAATCCAATTCATTGGTGGATGCCCATGAAGCCACTCGAACAACAATGGCCTCTTCTAGAACGTCTCAAAATCTCAGTCGATCCACTCGAACAGCAATGGCCTCTTCAAGAACGTCTCAAAATCCCATGGTATGTCATTAAGTTTATTGGGTTATTGTTACAAATTCTTggatttatatacatatttaatttttaaggaTCAGTCGATATATATACCAAAAGTAAAAAAAAGGTTTAAGGTTCGTAGCGTTTGGTTGGCTTGTATTGGTTCTTCATTCTCATTATGGAAAATGTTGGAAACCACAACACGTGAAAATgtaattactttattattgtaaaagcaATTACACCAAGACTTGAACACTTTAACTTGACCACAATACGCACTAAGCActcactcttttattttatcacTAGACACCTTTACTACACACTTGTGTATAACTCACACTTTTGGGATACTTGTGTATAACTCACACACTTTAGACTCTTTTTCTCACACTTGAACTCTCTTGCTCAAACTTACATCTTAAGCACACACCTCACTTATATTTATAGGCTACAAAGGATGTATCTAAAgatttctagatttttctaatttactAGCTAATTAATTACTTCTTACTATTTTCTAAACAACTCTAGAATTATCTAATCTTAGTTCTAGTAATTCTAAGTTTTCTCTAAAACTTTCTAGAGTGTTCTTGATTTTTCTTACAAATTTCTTAGAACATTGTAAAACATTTTAACATATTCTAGATTTGATAATGATTTTTAACAGAAAAAAGCTCACTCACCCTCACTTCAGAAAGATTTGGTTCTTTGTCTAGGAAATCAATCACCATTGTAATTACATTTGATTTCGTTACATTTGATTTTGATTTCAAGGTCAATCGTTGTGCTCTTTTGGGGAAATACAAGCGTAAATTGCGAATTAGATGCAAATGATACAAACTTTAATCAAGATCAAACTCAAAGTCAGAAACGAAGTTGAAAAACGATTTATCAGCGACGCTTACAATGGAGGTTGTTCATGAAGAATATATTGGAATggatattttcacttttcagaGAAAGGGATCCGATTCTAAACTCCGTTTTCTTTCGCTCACCGCCATTTGGTCTGATGCAATTCTTCAATCTGGAAAGGTAATTTGTATTGGGGGATTTTGACCGATATTATTGGTCATgaggaaaatataaaaattgagtaATTGGATCAATGGGGATACTGAATTGTTTGATTACTTTTGTGGCTTCAGGTTCCCAAAGGATGGGACAAGTTGGTTGTGTCTGTTGTCTCTGTAGAAACAGATTTATCTTCCTCTCCAATTTCAGATTTGCGATCTCCTAAACCCAATTTCAGTTCCTCTGTAAAATGCCTCTACCCTCTCAAATACCCCTCTTTTCCAATTCTCTTATGGTAAGCTTCACTTTTCTTTTCCAATTCAGATGTCGCGATTTACATTTCTCAGTTTGGagcttttaatattaaattttctttttctgtaATGGTTACGCTTGAAAAATATTAGTGATCTATGATTGGAGATGACCCCACTGCCATTACTTAGCCCAACCTCCGTAAACGCCCAAGCAAAAATGTATGTTCCTTACATCATTCTTCAAACTATTATGGAATTGAGCTGATTTTTATCGTGACAGTGACTTTTCTTTACTGCTAATTTCAAACTATTATAGAactttcattatttttatttttatttttatttataacttaTAACATAAACATATAAACATAAAAGAAAACTCAATAAATAATGGTAGGTTCTCCCATTCGAAAGCAAACAAATTGCGTAGTGGTCATTCTTTGTTGGTAGCGATCAAGTATAACTCTTGTGGtaagcttaattttttaatctttttccgATTCAGATGTTGAGATTTATATTTTTCAGTTTGgagattttgattttgattttaattttttaatcttgTGTTCTTAGACCAACGCTTTAATTTCTGTCTTTATTGAATCGCTTGCTTTAAGCCAAACACACTCTTTGTTAAATTTGTTTTTTAGTAtgcatttaatataataactcatGCTCAATGTCCCTGTAGAAAGGCCACTGTTattctttttgtcttttttagaTTATACCTACAAGTGGATGATTACTGATTCATATTTGTGTCCAGGTTCTAGGTGAAAAAGCACTTCAggaactaatatttacgtgggcTTCTGCTGAAGTTACTACATAACTTGAAGCGTGAAGGATGATCAAATTCCTATTGAAAGGTCCAATGGAAGGTCAGTGAAAGTGAGAATAGTTGATATAGGAAAGAATTATTTGATGAGCAACTAAGTAGAGATACGGGTTGGTGATCTATCTTGTACAGAGTTTTTGTTAATGtatgaaaaagtaaaataaattaactttgTTGTTAGAGAGCCAATtgtgtgtttttttatatatatatatatatatacagtggcggacccagaatttaaagtgagggggggcgtaaataaatttaaaaagaaaatataaagtgtagttagTGGGATTTGAACCTTTACCCTCTAACCTATTTACTAACCaccttaaccattacaccaaggttactattatgtcaataaatatcatcttttaatacatatatatgttgtaactaattaaaatacatatacatttttttctcgatttttttttcagggggggcgactgccccccctcgctacaatgtgggtccgcccctgtatatatatataatatttatatatatgtgtaagtGGGTGTGTGTTTTCTGACTTATTTCTAAATTTAATCACCTATCACCTATTGGGTTAGAAAGAATTATACATGTGCCAAATATGTCATTTGTTatt is a genomic window of Cannabis sativa cultivar Pink pepper isolate KNU-18-1 chromosome 9, ASM2916894v1, whole genome shotgun sequence containing:
- the LOC133031011 gene encoding uncharacterized protein LOC133031011, which translates into the protein MEVVHEEYIGMDIFTFQRKGSDSKLRFLSLTAIWSDAILQSGKVPKGWDKLVVSVVSVETDLSSSPISDLRSPKPNFSSSVKCLYPLKYPSFPILLWFSHSKANKLRSGHSLLVAIKYNSCGSR